The Musa acuminata AAA Group cultivar baxijiao chromosome BXJ1-3, Cavendish_Baxijiao_AAA, whole genome shotgun sequence genome window below encodes:
- the LOC135625856 gene encoding serine/arginine-rich splicing factor SR45-like isoform X1: MAKPGRARPTSPSVSPSRSSSPSRSFSGSDSPSRSRSRSRSGSLSSSSSPSRSVSSRSRSPPPQRKSPPLTGRRAHSPTPPPKKASPERTWNLLWSILTRKPSPVSESVVLHIDHLSRNVNEAHLKEIFGNFGDVINVELAMDRLVNLPRGYGYVEFKKRVDAEKALLYMDGGQIDGCVVRVRFTLTQRQKPSSPPKAIPVAPKREAPLRDKVGTSAEKDVPLRPREPSPRRKPLSPPPRRSPPPNRRVSSPRRRPDSSPRRRVESPVRRRVDSSPHRRGETPPRRRAASPPRRRSPSPARRHRSPARISPRRGRGSPVRKRSPIPPRRRSPPRRPRSPPRRSPPPRRRSRSPIRRPLHSRSRSVSPRRGRGRPPRRASSGSSYSGSPSPRKGVRKISRNRSPRRPVRGRSTSNSRSSGSPPKGN, encoded by the exons ATGGCCAAGCCCGGCAGAGCGCGGCCGACGAGCCCGTCGGTGTCGCCGTCGCGATCTTCGTCTCCCTCGCGCTCCTTCTCCGGCTCGGATTCCCCGTCGCGCTCCCGCTCCCGATCCCGTTCCGGgtcactctcctcctcctcctcgccctcgcgAAGCGTGAGCTCGCGAAGCCGGTCCCCTCCCCCGCAGAGAAAGAG TCCGCCTCTAACTGGTAGAAGAGCTCATTCGCCAACACCACCGCCTAAAAAAGCTTCACCAGAGAG AACCTGGAATTTGTTGTGGAGCATCCTAACAAG GAAACCATCTCCAGTGTCAGAGTCTGTGGTTCTTCACATTGATCATCTGTCTAGGAATGTTAATGAAGCACATCTTAAAGAAATTTTTG GCAATTTTGGTGATGTAATTAATGTGGAACTGGCAATGGACCGCCTG GTTAATCTTCCTCGAGGGTATGGGTATGTTGAGTTCAAGAAGAGGGTCGATGCTGAGAAGGCTCTTCTTTACatggatggt GGCCAGATTGATGGATGTGTTGTCCGTGTGAGATTTACATTAACACAACGCCAAAAACCTTCTTCCCCCCCGAAGGCTATACCTGTGGCTCCAAAAAGAGAAGCTCCACTGAGAGATAAAGTTGGTACTAGTGCAGAAAAAGATGTTCCACTGCGTCCTAGAGAGC CTTCTCCACGGCGGAAACCTCTGTCACCGCCACCGAGGCGATCCCCTCCTCCAAATAGAAGAGTTAGTTCACCCAGACGTCGACCTGATTCCTCTCCTCGTCGTCGTGTGGAGTCTCCCGTACGTCGCCGAGTAGATTCTTCCCCACACCGACGTGGTGAAACACCACCTCGACGAAGAGCAGCATCTCCTCCTAGAAGACGTTCTCCTTCTCCTGCTCGAAGGCACAGGTCACCGGCTCG GATTTCTCCAAGAAGGGGGCGTGGGAGCCCTGTCCGTAAACGATCCCCTATTCCTCCAAGGCGGCG ATCACCTCCTAGGCGACCAAGGAGTCCACCGAGGAGGTCACCACCGCCTCGCCGTCGTAGTCGTTCACCGATAAGGAGGCCTCTTCATTCGCGTTCTAGATCAGTTTCTCCTCGCAG GGGGCGAGGGCGACCACCAAGGCGTGCAAGTTCTGGTTCATCATATTCTGGTTCTCCCAGTCCTCGCAAG GGAGTTCGCAAGATATCAAGAAATCGCAGTCCTAGAAG ACCTGTTAGAGGAAGAAGCACTAGCAACAGTAGGAGCAGTGGCTCCCCTCCTAAAGGTAACTGA
- the LOC135625856 gene encoding serine/arginine-rich splicing factor SR45-like isoform X2: MAKPGRARPTSPSVSPSRSSSPSRSFSGSDSPSRSRSRSRSGSLSSSSSPSRSVSSRSRSPPPQRKSPPLTGRRAHSPTPPPKKASPERKPSPVSESVVLHIDHLSRNVNEAHLKEIFGNFGDVINVELAMDRLVNLPRGYGYVEFKKRVDAEKALLYMDGGQIDGCVVRVRFTLTQRQKPSSPPKAIPVAPKREAPLRDKVGTSAEKDVPLRPREPSPRRKPLSPPPRRSPPPNRRVSSPRRRPDSSPRRRVESPVRRRVDSSPHRRGETPPRRRAASPPRRRSPSPARRHRSPARISPRRGRGSPVRKRSPIPPRRRSPPRRPRSPPRRSPPPRRRSRSPIRRPLHSRSRSVSPRRGRGRPPRRASSGSSYSGSPSPRKGVRKISRNRSPRRPVRGRSTSNSRSSGSPPKGN; encoded by the exons ATGGCCAAGCCCGGCAGAGCGCGGCCGACGAGCCCGTCGGTGTCGCCGTCGCGATCTTCGTCTCCCTCGCGCTCCTTCTCCGGCTCGGATTCCCCGTCGCGCTCCCGCTCCCGATCCCGTTCCGGgtcactctcctcctcctcctcgccctcgcgAAGCGTGAGCTCGCGAAGCCGGTCCCCTCCCCCGCAGAGAAAGAG TCCGCCTCTAACTGGTAGAAGAGCTCATTCGCCAACACCACCGCCTAAAAAAGCTTCACCAGAGAG GAAACCATCTCCAGTGTCAGAGTCTGTGGTTCTTCACATTGATCATCTGTCTAGGAATGTTAATGAAGCACATCTTAAAGAAATTTTTG GCAATTTTGGTGATGTAATTAATGTGGAACTGGCAATGGACCGCCTG GTTAATCTTCCTCGAGGGTATGGGTATGTTGAGTTCAAGAAGAGGGTCGATGCTGAGAAGGCTCTTCTTTACatggatggt GGCCAGATTGATGGATGTGTTGTCCGTGTGAGATTTACATTAACACAACGCCAAAAACCTTCTTCCCCCCCGAAGGCTATACCTGTGGCTCCAAAAAGAGAAGCTCCACTGAGAGATAAAGTTGGTACTAGTGCAGAAAAAGATGTTCCACTGCGTCCTAGAGAGC CTTCTCCACGGCGGAAACCTCTGTCACCGCCACCGAGGCGATCCCCTCCTCCAAATAGAAGAGTTAGTTCACCCAGACGTCGACCTGATTCCTCTCCTCGTCGTCGTGTGGAGTCTCCCGTACGTCGCCGAGTAGATTCTTCCCCACACCGACGTGGTGAAACACCACCTCGACGAAGAGCAGCATCTCCTCCTAGAAGACGTTCTCCTTCTCCTGCTCGAAGGCACAGGTCACCGGCTCG GATTTCTCCAAGAAGGGGGCGTGGGAGCCCTGTCCGTAAACGATCCCCTATTCCTCCAAGGCGGCG ATCACCTCCTAGGCGACCAAGGAGTCCACCGAGGAGGTCACCACCGCCTCGCCGTCGTAGTCGTTCACCGATAAGGAGGCCTCTTCATTCGCGTTCTAGATCAGTTTCTCCTCGCAG GGGGCGAGGGCGACCACCAAGGCGTGCAAGTTCTGGTTCATCATATTCTGGTTCTCCCAGTCCTCGCAAG GGAGTTCGCAAGATATCAAGAAATCGCAGTCCTAGAAG ACCTGTTAGAGGAAGAAGCACTAGCAACAGTAGGAGCAGTGGCTCCCCTCCTAAAGGTAACTGA
- the LOC103978482 gene encoding uncharacterized protein LOC103978482 → MDSCGAVESPEARPAAVAIDFTDGDTSPSRARIPRRIRRRLLEGKSSGGRSSVEEIEAKLRDADLRRQQFHELLSSKARPKPRSPSWSSQEDDPGQRIEAKLFAAEQKRLNLLAKAQMRLARLDELRQAAKSGVEMRFVKEREELGTKVESRVQQAEANRMRLLKAHMQRRAAIRERTASSLLQRVIRENKHKECVRSAIFQKRAAAEKKRLGLLEAEKKRAHARVVQARRVAKTVYHRRETERRRLKEQLEYRLQNAKRQRAEYLKQRGGSHGSARINLIRHGDFLSRKLARCWRQFVKSRRTTFALVKAYAALGLNENSVKRMPFEQVALLIESSKTLATAKSLLDRLESRISLLLSSGPLSVENINHLLKQLASPNRKVPSGRTSRERGGTKRVAVRESRSSETKMSRYPVRVILCAYMILGHPNAVLSGQGEREVALREAAINFLREFELLVNTILDGPKSAHSSRQSSPDALSLNHHEDSSTGLPREQNFRCQLRTFDTAWCSYLYRFVVWKVKDAKSLEEDLVRAACQLELSMMQTCKMTAEGQTVDLSHDMRAIQKQVIEDQKLLREKVQHLGGNAGIERMECALSDTRSKFFEAKENGSPLATSVAHISSPSAPDTSGKNVVSVPHEQSVDIKGRSNHVVRSLFGASSSAQPTVGAEIQNVDVQSSFRTVTQSPTENELLVNEIMHWGNGNIADNLDLKAEEIGIQVKETMEKAFWDGILDSLKEDRPDYSRILGLVKEVRDELCELAPQSWKQDILNSIDLDILSQVLESGSHDIHYLGNILEFVLTMLRKLSTPASEDDMRKDHQKLLNSLEDIARSNDKQNNLFVIAAIKGLRFVLEQIQTLKKEVSLARIKLMEPIIKGSAGLEYLQKAFMDRCGSPVGAANSLPKTSRWLSSFVDSLEEEWNEHVDLCSVLSASHGLPITTLRTGGGLSSSSKQYDVLFNASGGDELPECSGEKVDKLVRLGLLKLASAIAGLTTEMAPETLELNVLRLRAVQSQLQQIIFVATSILVLRQVVLSEKSVAPSELESVVSKTVEGLSDLLKNSPDVGFEEITEMMVSLSGSYSTSSPETKLQSRKEIMARMLTKSLQNDDAIFAKVSRSIYLAVRGVVLGGSGARGRKLADAALRRVGAAMLLDQVVNAGNMIVIMAMVTSRVHGPWYRVLV, encoded by the exons GTTGAACCTTTTGGCAAAGGCGCAGATGCGGTTAGCTAGATTGGATGAGCTACGACAAGCTGCTAAAAGTGGTGTAGAAATGCGTTTTGTAAAGGAACGTGAAGAGCTGGGTACAAAAGTTGAATCCCGTGTACAACAGGCTGAGGCAAACCGTATGCGCCTTCTTAAGGCTCATATGCAGAGAAGAGCTGCCATTCGCGAGAGAACTGCATCATCTCTGTTGCAACGGGTAATCCGAGAGAACAAACATAAAGAGTGTGTGCGCTCTGCAATCTTTCAGAAGCGTGCTGCTGCTGAGAAAAAACGTTTGGGATTGTTAGAAGCAGAAAAGAAaagagcccatgctagagtagtgCAGGCACGCAGGGTAGCCAAAACTGTGTACCATCGAAGAGAAACTGAAAGGAGAAGATTGAAAGAGCAGTTAGAATATCGGCTCCAAAAT GCAAAGCGACAAAGGGCAGAGTATCTTAAACAAAGAGGTGGCTCTCATGGTTCTGCACGGATCAATTTGATCAGACATGGAGATTttctttcaagaaaattagcaag GTGCTGGAGGCAGTTTGTGAAATCAAGGAGGACTACTTTTGCCTTGGTTAAAGCTTATGCAGCTTTGGGGTTAAACGAGAACTCTGTTAAACGTATGCCATTCGAACAAGTCGCTCTCCTTATTGAATCATCCAAAACACTGGCGACAGCGAAATCCTTGCTAGATCGGTTGGAGAGCCGTATCTCACTCTTACTTTCATCTGGACCTTTAAGTGTCGAAAATATTAATCATCTGCTGAAGCAGCTAGCCTCTCCAAATAGAAAAGTCCCATCCGGTAGAACCTCAAGAGAGAGAGGTGGAACAAAAAGAGTGGCTGTCAGAGAATCTAGAAGTTCTGAAACAAAGATGTCAAGGTATCCGGTCAGAGTAATACTCTGTGCTTACATGATATTAGGTCATCCAAATGCTGTTCTCAGTGGCCAAGGGGAGCGCGAAGTTGCCTTGAGGGAGGCAGCTATAAACTTTCTTCGGGAGTTTGAATTGTTAGTGAATACCATATTGGATGGTCCTAAAAGTGCTCACTCCTCGAGGCAATCATCACCTGATGCCTTGTCTTTGAATCATCATGAAGACTCCTCTACCGGTTTGCCTCGGGAACAGAATTTTAGATGCCAGCTGAGAACATTCGACACGGCATGGTGTTCTTACCTTTACAGGTTTGTGGTATGGAAAGTGAAAGATGCTAAATCTCTGGAGGAAGACCTTGTGAGAGCTGCTTGTCAATTGGAACTGTCGATGATGCAGACATGCAAGATGACTGCAGAAGGACAGACAGTTGATCTTAGTCATGATATGAGGGCTATTCAAAAACAG GTTATTGAAGACCAGAAACTTCTGAGGGAGAAAGTGCAACACCTAGGTGGCAATGCTGGAATTGAACGAATGGAATGTGCTTTATCAGATACACGATCCAAATTCTTTGAAGCAAAAGAGAACGGTAGCCCTTTGGCAACATCTGTTGCTCATATTTCATCACCTTCAGCACCCGACACTTCAGGAAAAAATGTGGTCTCTGTGCCTCATGAGCAGAGTGTTGATATTAAAGGGAGATCCAATCATGTTGTTCGTTCTCTGTTCGGTGCTTCATCTTCCGCTCAGCCTACGGTTGGTGCAGAAATTCAAAATGTAGATGTTCAGTCAAGTTTCAGAACGGTCACACAGTCGCCCACGGAAAATGAACTGCTTGTCaatgagataatgcattggggcAATGGAAATATTGCTGATAATCTTGACCTCAAAGCTGAAGAGATTGGTATCCAG GTTAAAGAGACGATGGAGAAGGCATTTTGGGATGGAATATTGGATTCTCTAAAGGAAGACAGACCTGATTACAGTAGAATACTGGGTCTTGTCAAGGAAGTACGGGATGAATTATGTGAATTGGCTCCACAGAGTTGGAAGCAAGATATTCTCAATAGTATTGATCTTGACATTCTCTCCCAG GTCCTTGAGTCAGGCTCTCATGACATACATTATCTTGGAAATATTTTAGAGTTTGTGCTGACCATGCTTCGGAAATTATCTACTCCTGCAAGTGAAGATGACATGAGAAAGGACCACCAGAAGTTGTTAAATAGTTTGGAAGATATTGCTCGATCTAATGACAAACAGAACAACCTTTTTGTTATTGCCGCAATCAAGGGTCTGCGCTTTGTTTTGGAGCAAATACAG ACACTGAAGAAGGAAGTTAGTCTTGCCCGTATAAAGTTGATGGAACCAATCATCAAGGGATCTGCCGGATTGGAATATTTGCAGAAGGCATTCATGGACCGCTGTGGATCTCCTGTTGGTGCTGCCAACTCTCTTCCAAAAACTTCTCGATGGTTATCCTCATTTGTTGACAGTTTGGAAGAAGAATGGAACGAGCACGTCGACCTCTGTTCTGTTCTATCGGCAAGTCAT GGACTTCCTATTACTACCCTCCGTACAGGTGGTGGCCTTTCATCCTCATCAAAACAGTATGATGTTCTTTTTAATGCTTCAG GTGGTGACGAACTACCAGAATGCAGTGGAGAAAAGGTGGACAAGTTGGTTCGGCTTGGTTTGCTAAAACTTGCGAGTGCAATAGCCGGATTGACAACTGAGATGGCTCCTGAAACTCTTGAGCTTAATGTTTTGAGATTGAGAGCTGTTCAGAGCCAACTCCAGCAAATAATTTTTGTCGCAACAAG CATTTTGGTTCTCCGACAAGTTGTCCTCAGCGAAAAATCTGTTGCCCCTTCAGAGTTGGAATCTGTAGTTTCAAAAACAGTCGAGGGGCTCTCCGATCTCTTGAAGAATTCACCTGATGTAGGTTTTGAAGAGATCACTGAGATGATGGTGAGCTTATCTGGCTCATATTCAACTTCCTCTCCGGAAACAAAGCTTCAAAGCAGAAAGGAGATTATGGCAAGAATGCTCACAAAAAGCCTGCAAAATGACGATGCCATATTCGCAAAGGTCTCACGGTCAATTTACTTGGCTGTACGAGGAGTCGTACTTGGGGGGAGTGGTGCCCGAGGCCGGAAGCTGGCAGATGCAGCACTCCGACGAGTTGGTGCCGCCATGCTCTTGGACCAAGTGGTTAATGCAGGCAACATGATTGTTATAATGGCAATGGTCACCAGCCGAGTTCATGGGCCGTGGTACAGGGTCTTGGTGTAA